The following are encoded in a window of Halosolutus halophilus genomic DNA:
- a CDS encoding Cdc6/Cdc18 family protein gives MIVDGRVLREDFVPSEVVHRHDEVNLLSETLEPLLYDRRPDPAFLFGPTGVGKTCIARYALSQLREQEPSVAVAYVNCWQEYTRFRVLYSLLDSIGRAVDVHRSTPKDELFGRLDEATDRPIVAILDEVDQLEETAALYDLHRLRHVSLVLIANREEELFASFDDRVRSRLRAGTRVQFDRYGTDELVAILAERANQGLEPDAISDDQLRTIAEAASGDARVGIGILRSAARRAERDGCESITDEVLEAAIPDARTAIRRKTVEGLIEHQRVLYDVIAEEGEIEPGDLYAEYERRVADPKTKRTLRNYLTKMVHYDLIEAVGERRGRTYRLVEDEVDRDSD, from the coding sequence GTGATCGTCGACGGCCGCGTGCTGCGCGAGGACTTCGTCCCCAGCGAGGTGGTCCACCGCCACGACGAGGTGAACCTCCTCTCGGAGACCCTGGAGCCGCTGCTGTACGATCGACGCCCGGATCCGGCGTTCCTGTTCGGGCCGACGGGCGTCGGCAAGACCTGCATCGCCCGGTACGCGCTCTCCCAGTTGCGCGAACAGGAGCCGTCGGTCGCGGTCGCCTACGTCAACTGCTGGCAGGAGTACACCCGGTTTCGCGTGCTCTACAGCCTGCTCGACTCGATCGGCCGGGCGGTCGACGTCCACCGATCGACGCCGAAGGACGAACTGTTCGGACGGCTGGACGAGGCGACCGACCGGCCGATCGTCGCGATCCTGGACGAGGTCGACCAGCTAGAGGAAACGGCCGCGCTCTACGACCTCCACCGGCTCCGGCACGTCTCGCTCGTGTTGATCGCCAACCGCGAGGAGGAACTGTTCGCGAGCTTCGACGATCGAGTCCGGTCGCGGCTGCGGGCCGGGACCCGGGTACAGTTCGACCGCTACGGCACCGACGAACTCGTCGCGATCCTCGCGGAACGGGCGAATCAGGGGCTCGAACCGGACGCGATTTCCGACGATCAGTTGCGGACGATCGCCGAGGCGGCGTCCGGCGACGCTCGCGTCGGCATCGGTATCCTCCGGTCGGCCGCCCGCCGCGCGGAGCGAGACGGGTGCGAGTCGATCACGGACGAGGTGCTCGAAGCGGCGATTCCGGACGCCCGGACGGCCATTCGCCGCAAGACCGTGGAGGGACTGATCGAACACCAGCGCGTCCTCTACGACGTGATCGCCGAGGAAGGCGAGATCGAACCCGGTGACCTCTACGCCGAGTACGAGCGGCGGGTCGCGGACCCGAAGACGAAACGGACGCTACGGAACTACCTGACGAAGATGGTCCACTACGACCTGATCGAGGCCGTCGGCGAACGTCGCGGCCGAACCTACCGGCTCGTCGAGGACGAGGTCGACCGCGACTCGGACTAG
- a CDS encoding DNA polymerase domain-containing protein has translation MSPYTFEFEDGIVRQWQLTETGARPAIVEDYAPSLFVGGPNDALADLRDRLGSDPKVVATDFERWATDLHEAHVDDRSEVLRVALDRVGEVRTLAREIRGVYERETHAPGTFRLYDVDLAPGFRYCLDRGLDPAPGRDLRTVRLALPEPALADGVVSALDVDGEPIAAGGTGDSGDSGADAGVNADPEHVLRALANRLDRRDPDVLVVSHADLIPLLDERASELGLDGFRLGRLPGVTRLASENTYESYGQVGHSPARYRVPGRAIVDASNSFLWHQSGLEGIRYMIGRTGRPLQEAAWGSIGTLLTSRQIRLARTERGVLAPWNKWDPERFTDVETLHAADRGGFTFSPDVGFHETVHEIDFASLYPRIICEHNVSPETVGCRCEGAIDSHAVPELGYEICEQDGFLPAVLDPLLDDRAAIKRELREDPPEAAADRLRAESGAIKWVLVSCFGYQGYRNAKYGRIECHEAINAYAREIALTAKARLEQAGWQIVHGIVDSLWVTPRFDDPEPIESVVAAVSEAVGIPLEHDGRYEWVCFVPLRDSIAGSANGTRPGTGTTDGAGPSAGPRGGVASGPAGALTRYFGKREGGDYRFRGIELRQRSTPEFVAASQRAFVETLDRERDPEAVCDVLDRRLGELRRGAVDPTALEITNRVSKSLEAYRQRTHTVAALRRYDRHGIDRRPGQSVRYVVVDDDARGPERVRLPFEDPSTYDPGYYAAALVRACESVVSPLGWDRARIRDYLRDGTPVRLSSFA, from the coding sequence ATGAGCCCGTACACGTTCGAGTTCGAGGACGGCATCGTCCGGCAGTGGCAACTCACCGAGACCGGTGCCAGGCCCGCGATCGTCGAGGACTACGCCCCGTCGCTGTTCGTCGGCGGCCCGAACGACGCGCTCGCGGACCTGCGGGACCGGCTCGGCTCGGATCCGAAGGTCGTCGCGACGGATTTCGAGCGGTGGGCGACCGACCTCCACGAGGCGCACGTCGACGATCGGTCCGAGGTGCTGCGCGTCGCCCTCGATCGCGTCGGCGAGGTGCGGACGCTCGCCCGGGAGATCCGCGGCGTCTACGAGCGCGAAACCCACGCGCCCGGCACGTTTCGCCTGTACGACGTCGATCTCGCGCCCGGCTTTCGCTACTGTCTCGATCGGGGGCTCGATCCGGCACCCGGCCGCGACCTGCGAACGGTGCGACTCGCGCTCCCCGAGCCCGCGTTGGCCGACGGCGTCGTCTCCGCGCTGGACGTCGACGGCGAGCCGATCGCCGCCGGCGGCACCGGCGACTCCGGCGACTCCGGCGCCGACGCGGGCGTGAACGCCGACCCGGAACACGTGCTCCGCGCGCTCGCGAATCGTCTCGATCGCCGGGATCCGGACGTGCTCGTGGTGAGCCACGCCGACCTGATTCCGCTCCTCGACGAGCGGGCGTCGGAACTGGGTCTCGACGGGTTTCGGCTGGGCCGGCTCCCCGGCGTGACCCGACTCGCGAGCGAGAACACCTACGAGAGCTACGGACAGGTGGGTCACTCGCCGGCGCGGTACCGGGTTCCGGGCCGAGCGATCGTCGACGCGTCGAACAGTTTCCTCTGGCACCAGTCGGGGCTCGAGGGGATCCGCTACATGATCGGACGGACGGGCCGACCGCTGCAGGAAGCCGCGTGGGGCAGCATCGGCACACTGCTGACGTCCCGCCAGATCCGGCTGGCGCGCACCGAGCGGGGCGTGCTCGCACCCTGGAACAAGTGGGACCCCGAGCGGTTCACCGACGTCGAGACGCTGCACGCAGCCGATCGGGGCGGATTCACGTTCTCGCCGGACGTCGGCTTCCACGAGACCGTCCACGAGATCGATTTCGCGTCGCTGTACCCGCGGATCATCTGCGAGCACAACGTGAGCCCGGAGACGGTCGGCTGTCGCTGCGAGGGCGCGATCGACTCGCACGCGGTCCCGGAACTGGGGTACGAGATCTGCGAGCAGGACGGCTTCCTTCCCGCAGTGCTCGACCCGCTGCTCGACGATCGGGCGGCGATCAAGCGGGAGTTGCGCGAGGACCCGCCGGAGGCGGCGGCCGATCGGCTCCGCGCGGAGTCGGGCGCGATCAAGTGGGTGCTCGTCTCCTGCTTCGGCTACCAGGGGTATCGCAACGCCAAGTACGGTCGGATCGAGTGCCACGAGGCTATCAACGCCTACGCGCGCGAGATCGCCCTCACGGCGAAGGCGCGTCTCGAGCAAGCCGGCTGGCAGATCGTCCACGGCATCGTCGACAGCCTCTGGGTGACGCCACGGTTCGACGACCCGGAGCCGATCGAGTCGGTCGTCGCCGCGGTCTCCGAGGCGGTGGGGATCCCGCTCGAGCACGACGGCCGCTACGAGTGGGTCTGTTTCGTTCCGCTGCGCGACTCGATCGCCGGCAGTGCGAACGGGACTCGACCGGGTACCGGTACCACGGACGGGGCGGGACCGAGTGCGGGTCCCCGGGGCGGCGTCGCGTCCGGCCCCGCGGGTGCGCTCACGAGGTACTTCGGCAAGCGCGAGGGCGGCGACTATCGGTTCCGCGGCATCGAACTCCGCCAGCGCAGCACGCCCGAGTTCGTCGCGGCGAGTCAGCGAGCCTTCGTCGAGACGCTCGATCGGGAGCGCGATCCCGAGGCCGTCTGTGACGTGCTCGACCGACGGCTCGGCGAACTCCGGCGCGGTGCGGTCGATCCGACCGCCCTCGAGATCACGAACCGCGTCTCGAAGTCTCTCGAGGCGTACCGTCAGCGGACCCACACCGTCGCGGCACTGCGGCGGTACGATCGCCACGGGATCGATCGGCGGCCCGGCCAGTCGGTCCGGTACGTCGTCGTCGACGACGACGCGCGCGGTCCCGAGCGGGTTCGCCTGCCGTTCGAGGACCCATCGACGTACGATCCGGGCTACTACGCCGCCGCCCTGGTGCGAGCCTGCGAGAGCGTCGTCTCGCCGCTGGGCTGGGATCGGGCCCGGATCCGGGACTACCTGCGAGACGGGACGCCGGTACGACTGTCGAGTTTCGCGTAG
- a CDS encoding PAS domain-containing protein, which translates to MAASDPSASHLRSRVRQQEVVAELGQQALECDDIDRLLHDATVAVRDALEAEYCKVLERCPGGDEVRLRRGVGWQDGLVGSATVPTDRDSQAGYTLLVEEPVVVDDLATEERFSGPDLLLDHDVTSGISVVIGSLEDPWGVLGVHTTDHREFTEHDATFVQNVANVLASAIDNAQTERNLREEKALKDRLVETSPIGITLIDADGTNVFANERAENLLGRPPDELRSYDHDDDRWNLVDEYGEPMASDELPFSRVRETGEPVFDEIVGIDHPDGTRVWLATHCAPLTDDDGAFDGAVYAFENITEQKRLESELETTFDRITDAFFGLDADWTFTYVNDRAAELIDPDGAGLVGENVWEAFPTAVDSTFEREYRRAMERQEATSFEEYFPPLDAWFEVHAYPSETGLSVYFRDVTDRKRMERELRETNRALQRLYEITADRDRSFDEKVGRLLELGRERLGVDVGYLATIDEGDDDVEIAHVSDADGNLTAGTTMPLSDTYCHWTTQQDELLGFTESPTDHGIDEDVYETYELDCYLGGRVNVNGERYGALCFEDESPRETPFTPAERSFVELATQWVSYELERQRYQDELERYREYTDDVLDAIDDVFYVLDRDGTIKRWNESVPAVTGYADGEIESMHALEFFHEADRDAIASAIGDAFETGATRVEAPIRTSDGESIPYEFVASALEDPGGNPVLTGVGRDITERKANQRRLEELVADLEESNDRLEQFAYAASHDLQEPLRMVSSYLTLVERRYADELDADGREFIEFAVDGAERMQEMINGLLAYSRVDTQGAPFQPVETDAVLADVLTDLEVRIEETGADVDVDWEALPAVSGDPGQLRQLFQNLLDNAITYAGTEAPRISVFAAKDGTERIVSVRDQGIGIDPDDTDDIFQVFNRLHSIDEYTGTGIGLALCERIVERHDGTIEVDSELGEGSTFSVRLPAPTEAND; encoded by the coding sequence ATGGCTGCTTCCGATCCGTCTGCGAGCCATCTCCGGTCGCGCGTCCGCCAGCAGGAGGTCGTCGCCGAACTCGGACAGCAGGCCCTCGAATGCGACGACATCGATCGGCTGTTGCACGACGCGACCGTCGCCGTTCGAGACGCGCTCGAGGCGGAGTACTGCAAGGTCCTCGAGCGGTGTCCCGGCGGCGACGAGGTCCGTCTCAGACGGGGCGTCGGCTGGCAGGACGGACTCGTCGGCTCGGCGACCGTCCCGACGGACCGGGACTCGCAGGCGGGATACACGCTGCTCGTCGAGGAACCGGTCGTCGTCGACGACCTCGCGACGGAAGAGCGGTTTTCCGGACCCGACCTGCTGCTCGATCACGACGTCACGAGCGGCATCAGCGTCGTCATCGGCTCGCTCGAGGATCCGTGGGGCGTCCTCGGCGTCCACACGACGGATCACCGCGAGTTCACGGAACACGACGCGACCTTCGTCCAGAACGTCGCGAACGTGCTCGCGTCGGCGATCGACAACGCACAGACCGAACGCAACCTTCGGGAGGAGAAAGCCCTGAAGGACCGGCTCGTCGAGACGAGTCCGATCGGGATCACGCTGATCGACGCCGACGGCACGAACGTCTTCGCGAACGAACGGGCCGAGAACCTCCTCGGCAGACCGCCCGACGAACTCCGGAGCTACGACCACGACGACGACCGGTGGAACCTCGTCGACGAGTACGGCGAGCCGATGGCGAGCGACGAATTACCGTTCTCGCGGGTCCGAGAGACCGGCGAACCGGTGTTCGACGAGATCGTCGGGATCGACCACCCCGACGGGACGCGGGTATGGCTGGCGACACACTGTGCGCCGCTGACCGACGACGACGGGGCCTTCGACGGCGCGGTGTACGCCTTCGAGAACATCACCGAGCAGAAACGGCTCGAGAGCGAACTCGAGACGACGTTCGATCGGATCACGGACGCGTTCTTCGGGCTCGACGCGGACTGGACGTTCACCTACGTCAACGATCGCGCGGCGGAGTTGATCGATCCCGACGGAGCGGGCCTGGTCGGCGAGAACGTCTGGGAGGCGTTCCCGACGGCGGTCGACTCGACGTTCGAACGGGAGTACCGTCGCGCGATGGAGCGACAGGAGGCGACGTCGTTCGAGGAGTACTTTCCGCCGCTCGACGCCTGGTTCGAGGTACACGCCTACCCGTCCGAGACGGGGCTGTCGGTCTACTTCCGCGACGTCACCGACCGCAAGCGGATGGAACGCGAACTTCGCGAGACCAACCGGGCCCTCCAGCGGCTCTACGAGATCACCGCCGATCGAGACCGCTCGTTCGACGAAAAGGTCGGTCGCCTGCTCGAACTGGGCCGCGAACGGCTCGGGGTCGACGTCGGCTATCTGGCGACGATCGACGAGGGCGACGACGACGTCGAAATCGCACACGTCAGCGACGCCGACGGCAATCTCACGGCTGGGACCACCATGCCCCTGTCGGACACCTACTGCCACTGGACGACCCAGCAGGACGAACTCCTCGGCTTTACGGAGTCGCCGACCGACCACGGCATCGACGAGGACGTCTACGAGACGTACGAACTCGACTGCTATCTCGGCGGCCGGGTAAACGTCAACGGCGAACGCTACGGCGCGCTCTGTTTCGAAGACGAGTCGCCGCGAGAGACGCCGTTTACGCCCGCCGAGCGATCCTTCGTCGAACTCGCCACCCAGTGGGTCAGCTACGAACTCGAGCGCCAGCGATACCAGGACGAACTCGAGCGGTACAGGGAGTACACGGACGACGTCCTCGACGCGATCGACGACGTCTTTTACGTGCTCGACAGGGACGGCACGATCAAACGCTGGAACGAGAGCGTCCCCGCGGTGACGGGGTACGCGGACGGCGAAATCGAGTCGATGCACGCGCTCGAGTTCTTCCACGAGGCCGATCGGGACGCGATCGCGAGCGCGATCGGAGACGCCTTCGAGACCGGGGCCACGCGCGTGGAGGCACCGATCCGGACGAGTGACGGCGAGTCGATCCCCTACGAGTTCGTCGCGTCGGCGCTCGAGGACCCCGGCGGGAACCCGGTCCTGACGGGGGTCGGCCGGGACATCACCGAACGGAAGGCGAATCAGCGCAGGCTCGAGGAACTCGTCGCGGACCTGGAGGAGTCGAACGACCGGCTCGAGCAGTTCGCCTACGCCGCCAGCCACGACCTGCAGGAGCCGTTACGGATGGTGTCGAGCTACCTGACGCTCGTCGAGCGACGATACGCCGACGAACTCGACGCGGACGGCAGGGAGTTCATCGAGTTCGCCGTCGACGGTGCCGAGCGCATGCAGGAGATGATCAACGGCCTGCTGGCGTACTCGCGGGTCGACACGCAGGGAGCCCCGTTCCAGCCCGTCGAGACGGACGCGGTCCTCGCGGACGTCCTGACGGACCTCGAGGTCCGGATCGAGGAGACCGGTGCCGACGTCGACGTCGACTGGGAGGCGCTCCCGGCGGTCTCGGGCGATCCGGGACAGCTCCGGCAGCTGTTCCAGAACCTGTTGGACAACGCGATCACGTACGCTGGGACGGAGGCCCCACGTATATCAGTGTTCGCAGCGAAGGATGGTACAGAGCGAATCGTATCCGTCCGTGACCAGGGTATCGGCATCGATCCCGACGACACAGACGACATCTTCCAGGTGTTCAATCGTCTCCACAGCATCGACGAGTACACCGGGACCGGCATCGGACTCGCGCTCTGTGAACGCATCGTCGAACGACACGACGGAACCATCGAGGTCGACTCGGAACTCGGTGAGGGATCGACGTTCTCGGTGAGACTCCCAGCACCTACTGAAGCCAATGACTGA
- a CDS encoding response regulator, with product MTEPESFRPEPAQILLVEDNPGDVRLTKEAFKQGRIENDLHTVSDGTQALDFLEQRGEYADAPRPDLILLDLNLPRTDGEEVLEQLKGDPDLRSIPVIVLTSSRAEEDVVRSYELHANAYLTKPVDPDEFIETVRAFEKFWFSVVRLPPEGSR from the coding sequence ATGACTGAGCCAGAATCGTTTCGACCGGAGCCAGCACAGATACTGTTAGTCGAAGACAACCCGGGTGACGTCCGGTTGACGAAGGAGGCGTTCAAACAGGGACGTATCGAGAACGATCTCCACACCGTCTCGGACGGGACACAGGCGCTCGACTTTCTCGAACAGCGCGGCGAGTACGCGGACGCACCGCGCCCGGATCTCATCCTGCTCGATCTCAACCTCCCGCGAACGGACGGCGAGGAGGTACTCGAGCAACTCAAGGGGGATCCGGATCTTCGATCGATCCCCGTGATCGTCCTGACGAGTTCGCGGGCCGAGGAGGACGTCGTCAGGTCCTACGAACTGCACGCGAACGCCTACCTCACGAAACCCGTCGATCCCGACGAGTTCATCGAGACCGTCCGCGCGTTCGAGAAATTCTGGTTCTCGGTGGTCAGGCTGCCGCCGGAGGGGAGCCGATAA